In Candidatus Eisenbacteria bacterium, one DNA window encodes the following:
- a CDS encoding restriction endonuclease, with translation MTELGFNYIIPDLLVGKVRIGEPYRNHNAKGYPTSFGLDIDCVELNLSKSLKSTDFHLLRGKLDEALTAWEVKYQRHLDRQHKEYRAESVDQLNSDAKEALDDLRSLLEHTLDIDDAVDWNAIKRKDKFRVKPEQLFSDGNLPEFIQFNSHGRPTGFSNQALPEKPTLERVKSDYGFLSRLFRGKTIEEDLRRRLDQWRSSIEQVDKENANRQEHFAKSVSDYDEKKAEFDAEKRRDNDIIESIKERYNNADPTAVEEYCDLVLNGSEYPDYFPKNWILEYREDSRIAVIEYKLPAPGRLPTIDSYKYIKARDEIAEKHISRAEQKALYDSVVYQICVRTIHELFEADTANALDAVAFNGLVTSTNPATGVEETKAIMSVLAKKEAFMEFDLSQVDPKATFRHLRGIAAIALSDLTPIPPIIKLDKSDKRFISGRDIVAGLDESVNLAAMHWDDFEHLIRELFEEEFTGSGGEVKVTQASSDGGVDAIAFDPDPIRGGKIVIQAKRYTNVVGVAAVRDLYGTVMNEGATKGILVTTSDYGRDSYEFAKDKPITLLNGNNLLSLLEKHGHKARINVAEAKKIMKG, from the coding sequence ATGACTGAACTCGGTTTTAACTATATCATTCCAGATCTACTCGTCGGTAAGGTTCGGATAGGTGAGCCCTATCGGAACCACAACGCCAAGGGATATCCAACGAGCTTTGGTCTGGACATCGACTGCGTTGAACTCAATCTCTCAAAGTCGCTGAAATCAACGGATTTCCATTTGTTGAGAGGAAAGTTAGATGAAGCATTGACCGCTTGGGAGGTAAAATACCAACGTCATCTTGATAGGCAGCACAAGGAATATCGCGCTGAATCTGTTGACCAGCTGAATAGCGACGCGAAAGAGGCCCTGGATGATCTTCGCAGCCTCCTGGAACACACACTTGATATCGATGATGCCGTAGACTGGAATGCCATTAAGCGTAAGGATAAATTTCGGGTAAAACCAGAGCAGCTCTTCTCAGATGGCAATCTACCTGAGTTTATTCAATTCAATTCGCATGGCAGACCTACCGGTTTCAGCAATCAAGCACTCCCAGAAAAGCCGACACTTGAAAGGGTAAAGAGCGATTATGGGTTCCTGAGTAGACTATTTCGTGGAAAAACCATTGAGGAGGACTTGCGGCGTAGGCTGGATCAGTGGCGCTCTTCAATCGAACAGGTTGATAAGGAGAATGCCAATCGTCAGGAGCATTTCGCGAAGTCGGTTTCGGATTATGATGAGAAGAAGGCAGAATTCGATGCAGAAAAGAGACGGGACAATGATATCATCGAGAGCATAAAGGAACGCTATAACAATGCAGATCCTACGGCCGTTGAGGAATACTGTGATCTTGTTTTGAATGGATCAGAATATCCAGACTACTTCCCCAAAAACTGGATCCTTGAATATCGGGAGGATAGCCGAATAGCTGTTATCGAGTATAAGTTGCCAGCACCTGGGCGACTGCCAACGATCGATTCATATAAGTATATCAAGGCGCGGGACGAGATCGCTGAGAAGCATATCAGTCGAGCAGAGCAAAAGGCCCTGTACGACAGCGTCGTTTATCAGATTTGTGTTCGTACCATCCACGAGCTTTTTGAGGCTGATACGGCTAATGCATTAGACGCAGTAGCGTTCAATGGTCTTGTCACAAGCACAAATCCGGCAACAGGTGTTGAGGAAACAAAGGCGATAATGTCAGTTCTCGCGAAGAAAGAAGCATTCATGGAGTTTGATTTATCACAAGTTGACCCAAAGGCAACTTTCAGACACTTAAGGGGTATCGCAGCGATTGCGCTTTCCGATCTCACACCGATTCCACCAATTATCAAACTAGACAAGTCAGATAAGCGATTCATAAGTGGAAGGGACATTGTTGCTGGGCTTGACGAATCGGTTAACCTGGCGGCAATGCATTGGGATGATTTCGAGCATCTAATTCGCGAGTTATTCGAGGAAGAATTCACGGGAAGCGGAGGAGAGGTCAAGGTTACGCAAGCAAGTTCTGATGGCGGGGTAGATGCTATTGCGTTCGATCCTGATCCGATTCGAGGAGGAAAGATCGTCATTCAAGCAAAGAGATATACGAATGTCGTGGGCGTGGCTGCCGTGCGTGATCTTTATGGCACAGTCATGAATGAGGGTGCGACGAAGGGAATTTTGGTTACAACATCTGATTACGGTAGGGATTCTTACGAGTTTGCCAAAGACAAA
- a CDS encoding type I restriction enzyme HsdR N-terminal domain-containing protein → MRELKEALDQVRSRIARHSGSRQLNEENTKATLVEPVLRTLGWDVEDFEEVQREYRRRSRDKPVDYALLVLRVPRLFIEAKALGQNLEDRRWANQIMGYAAVAGVEWVVLTNGDEYRLYNAHAPVAVEDKLFRTIRVTQEQSPAEETLGLLSKSRMEENRIAVLWNAHYVDKQVHIAIENLFATDTDAGLIRLIKKQTPNLSPKEIRASLARARLQLDFPVETISGTSSGKATDRHRKSRNVSSEPKIGKPPVGISVRNLIEAGLIRPPLDLERTYKDRLLTAQIRNDGQISCLGETYDSLSNAAGMARASIIGTRPGRKYPQTNGWTFWRFKDADGQLKEMDYLRQECLERKR, encoded by the coding sequence ATGCGGGAACTCAAAGAAGCACTAGATCAGGTGCGGTCTCGAATAGCCCGACATAGCGGCTCGAGGCAGCTTAATGAAGAGAATACCAAAGCGACATTGGTGGAACCCGTTCTGCGGACGCTCGGATGGGATGTGGAAGATTTTGAGGAGGTCCAGAGGGAATATAGGCGCAGATCTCGAGATAAGCCGGTCGACTACGCACTCTTGGTTCTCCGTGTTCCCCGCCTATTCATAGAAGCCAAGGCGCTGGGACAAAACCTGGAGGATCGCCGATGGGCGAATCAGATCATGGGCTACGCCGCGGTCGCTGGTGTCGAATGGGTCGTGTTGACTAACGGAGATGAATATCGGCTCTACAATGCACATGCCCCTGTAGCCGTGGAAGACAAATTGTTCCGCACCATCAGAGTTACGCAGGAGCAATCGCCCGCCGAAGAAACTCTCGGGCTTCTTTCAAAAAGCCGCATGGAGGAGAACCGAATCGCGGTTCTCTGGAACGCTCACTATGTGGACAAACAAGTACACATCGCGATCGAAAATCTCTTTGCCACTGACACCGACGCCGGCCTCATTCGTCTCATCAAGAAGCAAACCCCCAATTTATCTCCCAAGGAGATACGGGCGTCACTGGCGCGTGCCAGACTTCAACTGGATTTTCCCGTCGAGACAATATCGGGAACGTCTTCAGGAAAAGCAACCGACAGGCATCGGAAATCCAGAAATGTAAGCTCGGAGCCGAAAATCGGCAAACCGCCCGTTGGAATATCGGTTCGGAATCTAATTGAAGCTGGCCTTATTCGCCCCCCGTTGGATTTGGAGAGAACCTACAAGGATAGGCTACTGACGGCGCAGATCCGAAATGACGGTCAAATTTCCTGTCTTGGAGAAACGTACGACTCGCTATCCAACGCGGCGGGCATGGCCCGCGCCTCAATCATCGGAACACGACCGGGACGCAAATACCCCCAAACGAACGGCTGGACCTTTTGGCGGTTTAAGGACGCAGATGGACAGTTAAAGGAGATGGACTATTTGCGCCAGGAATGCCTGGAAAGGAAGCGTTAG